The genomic segment AAATACATGATGAACTCATCTTCATCATCGAGGGGGTATTCTCCTTTTTTTAATATGTTGAACAGAAGAGAACTTAATATTGGATAATCTGGCTTACGGACTCTCTCCTGCTCTTCTGAACTCCACACAATAACCCCTTCCTCACAATCCTTAACCGTCCCATAATATTCATAATTACACGCGAAAGGGATGCATCCCTCTAGATGCGCAGCCCAAGCGGAATCACTCACTTCAAGTTCAAGCTTCGTGACAGGCCATTCCCCCTTTTGGTAAAAGGCAAGTAATGCCTTAGTATCTAGATCATTTAGAAAAGCCAAATCAATTTGTTCTGGTAATGTCTCTTTATAGGAGCGAATATACCCTTTCGCCATGATGTTATAGATATTATAGTGGCGATCTATCATATGATGATCTAAACGCCAGCTAAGAGAAGCTCCTAGAGCTGTACTTCTATCAAAGATTGTTGACGATAAGCCATTAATCGTTTTTTCTGGTCTTCTCCTTTTTAAAGGTGAGGCTATGAGAGATAAGATTTGCCCCTCATCTTTCATGCGGGCTTTGGAAAGACTAAGATTTAGAATATCCAAAGATACAGAGGAACCTTCGATTTTCCCCTTTAATACACAGGCTCCCAACCAATTAAGGACATCGAAAGTTGTTAGTAATGGTTCTTTATCTTCTGCTAGGGATCTATCAAAGGTAACTGGTGCTATCCATTCTAAAGACTTCAGAGAGGATATAACACTATGCTTACTATTTTTTTCAATACATAATATATGGAGGTTCCCTTCTTCAAAGGCAACAACAGTCCCTATTTCTATATCCCAACCATGAACTTTGAAAAGAACAACCTCTGTCTTTAGGGTCTGGAAATCAAAATGGTATAGACTATCTCCTTCTATTTTTGACCCAGGGATATAACATTCCAAGGGATAGGAAGGTATGATACTTATTGGTTTTGATTCTTGTCTATTTTGTGGAGCTATGGCAAAAAAAGAGGGAATAGGAATAAATCCTTTAAAGTTTTTTTTATCACTATTTATATTCATGATAAGAGAATACCACTAATCTGACTAATCTGTCAGTATATTTATTGAGGACCTTACTGAAGAACCAAATCAGTTCACTAGTTTCAATAAAGAGAAATTGTTTTCTTTAATTTTAGGATAAGTATGTCTTTTAATTTTTGAGGAGCTAATATCTTTGCTTCCGAACCAAATGTTGCAATTAATGATGCTATATATTGAAACTCATTTTCCGATATTTCCTGTAATAATATACCCGTACCATTTTCATTCCAGGTAATCTTTGAAAAATCAAAAAAGGAATTTGAAAAATCTCTCGTAGCTCTTCTACTAATTTGTAAAACCAAGGTACATGTATTCTCGTCAACGTTCTGCTTCTTTAAGTTCATCCATTCGACAATTGTTGGAAGGTTTATATCAATACTTTCACCTCCCTTTATAGATTTTACTCTGTCAACACGAAAGAGGCTTATACGTTCGTAGAGTAAGTCATATGCAGGGAAGTACCAATAACCGTTTTCTGAATATATTCCGAGAGGAACTGCTGTTTTGTCTTTTTGCTCTCTTAGAGAATCATAGGAAAATAGTATTTGCTGTTTTATTATAGCAGCTTGAAAAATCTCTCTTAGAAAAGGATTTTCTTCCTTTCTATTAGGGATTTTCATCAATACATAATCTTTTAAACTAAGAAGTTTTTTCTGTAATGGCTCTGAAACTTGACCAAGAAGTTTGCGTATAACAGAATCAATCTCTATTTTATATGGAATATCTTGATATTGTTTTAGAGACTCATAAGTTAAAATAATCGAAGCCGTTTCTTCTTCAGTAAATGATATGGGAGGCAATACTTCATTATTAAGCATTACATAACCACCATTTCTACCCACTTCGGAGTAAAAAGGAACCCCCATTTCTGTTAGTTCTAATAAATCCCGTTGTACAGTACGAAGACTTATATTGAATTTTACCCCTATCTCTTGAGCAGTGAACCTTTTCACACGGTTAATGTATAACCAAATATCAATCAACCTTCGCATTTTAGACATTTCAAGTCCCTTTTTTTGTAAACCATGCCATATTGTGACGTAATTTATGTCTAAAATAGAATTAATTCAATATAGTTAAGGAGAAATGATATGCCATTTCATAAAAAGGATCAGGAATCTCAATTCAACCACAGAATAATAAAGGTTATGAGAGTCCCTATTCACATTGTTGAAGTAGGACCGAAATCTAAAAACACCATACTGTTTATCCATGGCTGGCCCACAAACTGGAGAGAATTTGAAAAGGTAATGAATATCCTATCCAGTGATTTTCATGTTATTGCCCTTGATTTACCTGGAATCGGTGATTCAGAAGAACCCCTTGATTCCTATAGCAAGGGGAATATTGCCAAGTATATAAATGAATTACTAAATGAAATTCAAGTTGATAAAGTTACTCTAGTAGGAGGAGATATAGGAGGTCAAATTGTTTATTCCTTCCTAAAGAATTTTCCAAACAAAGTGTCCAAAGCCGTTATAATGAATGTTGCCATTCCTGGTGTAAAACCATGGGATACTGTTAAAATGAATCCATATATATGGCATTTCAAATTCCATCTAATTCCTGAATTACCCGAAGTTTTAATCCATGGCAAGGAACAACAGTACTTTTCCTATTTCTATGATTTATTAGTAGGCAATGGCCATAAGATTGATGATGACCTTAAGACAAGCTTTGCCTCTGCCTATTCAAGGAAAAGAGCATTAACAGCAGGCTTTAATTTATACAGGAATTTTATGAATGATGAAAAGGACAACAAAGGGCAAGCAGAAATCATCATTTCCAGTCCCGTTCTATACTTGAGAGGTAGGGACGAAGCCGTCGATATAGAGGCCTATAGGGAAGGTTTTGTAGAAAATAATTTTAACAATATAGAATCAACAATTATTGATCATTGCGGACATTTTTCAGCGATAGAACAACCGGAAAAAGTAGCATCCTCAATTAAAACTTTTATTTACAAAAAGAAGGGTTAATAATCAAAGTAGTCCGATCATTTACGATTCTACTTGACTTATATGAACAATGTTCATATTAATATAAACATGCCAAAGATAATAAAAAACATCTCCGAAAGACTGGAAGAAGAACTCGAAAAAATGGTTTGTGATGAGGGAAAAGAGATTAGCATCCGTGCTCTAGCAGCCCGTGTTGGTGTGGCAGTAGGAACTATATATAACTACTATCCCACAAAAGATGAGATGATCAAGGTTGTATTCCAAAGAGAATGGTCTAATACAATCAAGATAATTCAAGAAGGCTTAAATAACACTAAGAGTCCAGAAGGCTCAGATCTTAAGCTTATCGTTACAGAAATCTACAATCTCATAGAAAAAGTCGGCCAGCGACATGCCCAACGGAAGAAGTCTATAGATTGTAAACACACCGTATCGAATCCCCCTTACCCTCACAGCCCTCAGGCCTGGGAATGGCTCGTAACTTCCTTTATTCCTGTTTGGCAAGGAGTACTAAAAGGAAAAGGTATAGAAGATCAGCTCAATAGATTGACTATATCAACGATTTCTAGCATTTCCAGATTACTATTCCAATTTCCAGATCAAAGAGATGAAAACATCAACTTTGTTTTAGATCAAATTGTAAATGGAGGACTATATGCCGTCTCAAAACAACAATAAGCGTATGGAAATGATGGCAAGTGGTGCCATTGGATCTGCCCTTTTCAAACTATCCACCCCGGCCATCATAGGAATGCTAGTCATGGCAATATATAATGTTGTGGATACCTTTTTTGTAAGTCTTATGAGGGATACAGCCGCAGTCGCTGCTACAGGAATCGTTTTTCCTATATTCCAATTAATAGGATCAATTGGATTAACTCTGGGAATAGGTGCGGCCAGTGTTATAAGCCGTCGCCTGGGAGAACAGGAGCATAAAAAAGCAGAACAAACCGCCGCAACAGCTGTGTATACAGCCATTGGTGTAGGATTAGTTTTCGCTATCTTGGGAGCTATCTTTATTCGCCCTCTTCTTGGACTATTTGGAGCTTCTCCCGCCATTATGGATGTTGCGTCTCTCTATGGACGTATTATTGTGGGTGGATCGATATTCCAAGTATTTAACATGTGTATTAACAATATCCTTCGTTCAGAAGGGGCTTCCCTGCACAGTAGTATGGGACAAATCATAGGAGCTGTATTAAATATTATTCTGGATCCCATCTTTATTTTTGTCCTTAATATGGGAATCACAGGAGCAGCAGTAGCTACGATTCTGTCTCAGGCAATGGCTTCCCTATTCCTGGCCAGTTATTATCTAAGGAAAAAAGGAGAACTTCATCCTTTTACTTTATCCAATTTTCACCCAACAAAAGAATCCTATTCGCAAATCATGGTACTTGGGACACCAACTCTAGCGAGACAATTTCTAGGAAGTATCTCCTTTGCCAGTGTTAACAACATGGCAGGGCTCTTTGGAGACTCGGCCATAGCAGCAGTTAGTATATCCTTAAGACTTTTTAGTATTGTAATGATGGCCTTAATGGGCTTGGCTCAAGGGGCGCAACCATTAACAGGATACAATTATGGCGCCAAACAATATACTAGAGTTCATGGTGTGATTCGTCTCGTATTTCTCACCGCAACCATAGTAGGATTAGTGGCAGGTGTAACCAGCTTCTTCTTTGCCCGTACCATAATGGAGATCTTCTCTCCACAGAATCAGGAAGTGGTTCGTCTGGGAATCACATCCATAAGAATGATGGCTGTCACTCTTGTCCCTATCGGACTGGTTATTATGTATGGTGGAATATTCCAGGCATTGGGGAATGGGAAGTATGCTTTGATATTAGCCACAGGACAACAAGGGCTTTTTATGATTCCATTAGTGTTGATATTACCTCATATTATGGGGGTAAATGGTGTGTTTGCAGCACAACCACTGGGATTCTTTCTGGCCTTCCTGGTAGGAACCGTATTATACATCAAACAAAGAAATACCTTACATAAAATAGAAGCCTTATCTAACTAATTACTATGTCGCCCTGTTTTTATAGACAAACTAGGGCGGCATTCTATTATCACCACATAAAACATGACTAATATGTTACTAGAATGTGACTTTTGACACCTCCCTATTGAAAAACCAGAACCCTATACTTGGCTAATCACGAAACAATAGGGAGAGTTAACATGTTATTAGAAATTATTAAAGGAGCTCCTATATGGGCCTGGGCAGGATTAGCTTATGGGATTATGGTAGGTGTAAAGAATTTACAGGAACAATTTGTAAATAAAAAAAGGCTTATGATATTGGCAGTCCTTTTTATGTATCTAAGTTTTTCAACAATGCTTAAATCAGCCTCTGATCATCCTGTCGTTTTATTACTATGGACGCTTTGCTTCTTAATTGGAGGATTAATCGGTTGGTCTTTTCTGGCACAGAAGCTAACAGGATATAATAAAGAAACGGGAAAATGGATAGTAGCAGGTAGTCCGGTCTTTCTTCTTCTCTTCCCTGCCATTTTTACCCTGAAGTTCCTCTATGGCGTCAAACTAGCCATTTCCCCTGAGGACTTGCATTCTGTGGCATTCATAGTACCTTTTTTCACAAGCTCTGCTATAATCTCAGGAATAATGCTGGGCAGAATAGGCAAGTTATTATATTCCATATCCCTAAAGGAGAAATCCGAATGAGAACAAAAGAATTCCAAAGGGTATTTTCTCTCATAAGAATAGCTTTGTATTTTACAATCTTTTTTGTGTTCCTTCATCTTTTGATTGAGGGAACCAATTCCTTGTGGAGTTGGGCTATTATCCTAGTGGTATATGCCATTCTCTTACCTGTAGGTAAAACATCTTGGCCACCTGTAAGTATCCTGCTACTATCTTTAGTAAACGCGGCTCTTATAGCCGCAGGAATTCTTTTTCTGGACAATCCAGGAGGCCTGAGTTTTCTGTTTTTGATTCTCATCATGATTTGTGCTAGATTACCAAAACACTTTTCTTTGATTGCCTACCTTACTATTTATACATTCGCTCTTCTTCCCCTAATAATGGAGTCCCTCCAAATAGGGGACAGCGGATTTGATGTCATCAAAGAACTACCGGGACTCATAGCTTTTACACTATTTGCTGAATTGTATTGGTATTTGATGCGGATCATGAAACAAAAAGACAAACTTTTGGAAACTCTCATTGAGACCCAGCGTAAATACGAACATGAGACGATAACAAGTGAAATGATAGGATCATTATCCAGAAGGGATAAAGAGGTACTCGAGCTTATAGCCATTGGTTATACCAACAAAGAAATCGCAGATCATCTTTATTTGACTGAAGGAACCATAAAAAACAGGGTCAGTTCAATACTAAGAAAAATGAATTTGAGAGATAGAACCCAAGCGGCTCTCAGAGCAAGAGATCTTGGACTCCTTTAACCAGGTAATGTATGGGGCCATCCTTAGCTTTTCTGTACTCATACCTGTACTTCAGATCAAGAAAGGGTATACCGGTATAATACAGTGGGGACAATCCCTAAGATAATAGCCATCACAATCACAGGAATCCAGAGGTTTTTATGTTTAGAGTCAAAAGAGACTCGATGCCAGAGCTTATAGATTTCACCACTGGCTAACCCTCTGAATATCATAAAACTTAAGAAGGATAAAACCAGTGCTATTATGGTTATCATTTTCTTCAAAAACACATCAACATAATCTGAGAGAATAAAAGGGATACCGAATAGATACATTAGGAACCAGATTTTACCAGTGATACGAAGGTACCAACGTACTAAAACAGGCCACTGAGGACTATATGTACGTACCCCTTTCCCTCTATTAAGTAGAGACATAAATATT from the Spirochaeta cellobiosiphila DSM 17781 genome contains:
- a CDS encoding tetratricopeptide repeat protein, whose amino-acid sequence is MNINSDKKNFKGFIPIPSFFAIAPQNRQESKPISIIPSYPLECYIPGSKIEGDSLYHFDFQTLKTEVVLFKVHGWDIEIGTVVAFEEGNLHILCIEKNSKHSVISSLKSLEWIAPVTFDRSLAEDKEPLLTTFDVLNWLGACVLKGKIEGSSVSLDILNLSLSKARMKDEGQILSLIASPLKRRRPEKTINGLSSTIFDRSTALGASLSWRLDHHMIDRHYNIYNIMAKGYIRSYKETLPEQIDLAFLNDLDTKALLAFYQKGEWPVTKLELEVSDSAWAAHLEGCIPFACNYEYYGTVKDCEEGVIVWSSEEQERVRKPDYPILSSLLFNILKKGEYPLDDEDEFIMYLKEAVKMGDAPSMIRLGRCYQLGWCVDQDNLKALDLYEQAYNIDQSITSLRGMLQVDFQNHFRHFTDHQIREWLSDIEQYKPKEETVPPEDYWDSEANALQELKLLKGQFLLEGYGLEKDLSEANRIFYEMKYLGIGDGNIFKKLSEKYLVTFEINDVSSFENDMRSKVLDLYYAKEILDDRFKVPPAYLNYIANVKEIYKKGWLYVSGSTEAISNTQGCFKFHNCQIGSVDIIMINVGWWSDKHDYWLSCDTKYSFGKVFDCYDINVSELNEGSADELWDSWEDFLMKL
- a CDS encoding helix-turn-helix transcriptional regulator — encoded protein: MSKMRRLIDIWLYINRVKRFTAQEIGVKFNISLRTVQRDLLELTEMGVPFYSEVGRNGGYVMLNNEVLPPISFTEEETASIILTYESLKQYQDIPYKIEIDSVIRKLLGQVSEPLQKKLLSLKDYVLMKIPNRKEENPFLREIFQAAIIKQQILFSYDSLREQKDKTAVPLGIYSENGYWYFPAYDLLYERISLFRVDRVKSIKGGESIDINLPTIVEWMNLKKQNVDENTCTLVLQISRRATRDFSNSFFDFSKITWNENGTGILLQEISENEFQYIASLIATFGSEAKILAPQKLKDILILKLKKTISLY
- a CDS encoding alpha/beta fold hydrolase, translated to MPFHKKDQESQFNHRIIKVMRVPIHIVEVGPKSKNTILFIHGWPTNWREFEKVMNILSSDFHVIALDLPGIGDSEEPLDSYSKGNIAKYINELLNEIQVDKVTLVGGDIGGQIVYSFLKNFPNKVSKAVIMNVAIPGVKPWDTVKMNPYIWHFKFHLIPELPEVLIHGKEQQYFSYFYDLLVGNGHKIDDDLKTSFASAYSRKRALTAGFNLYRNFMNDEKDNKGQAEIIISSPVLYLRGRDEAVDIEAYREGFVENNFNNIESTIIDHCGHFSAIEQPEKVASSIKTFIYKKKG
- a CDS encoding TetR/AcrR family transcriptional regulator; translated protein: MPKIIKNISERLEEELEKMVCDEGKEISIRALAARVGVAVGTIYNYYPTKDEMIKVVFQREWSNTIKIIQEGLNNTKSPEGSDLKLIVTEIYNLIEKVGQRHAQRKKSIDCKHTVSNPPYPHSPQAWEWLVTSFIPVWQGVLKGKGIEDQLNRLTISTISSISRLLFQFPDQRDENINFVLDQIVNGGLYAVSKQQ
- a CDS encoding MATE family efflux transporter gives rise to the protein MPSQNNNKRMEMMASGAIGSALFKLSTPAIIGMLVMAIYNVVDTFFVSLMRDTAAVAATGIVFPIFQLIGSIGLTLGIGAASVISRRLGEQEHKKAEQTAATAVYTAIGVGLVFAILGAIFIRPLLGLFGASPAIMDVASLYGRIIVGGSIFQVFNMCINNILRSEGASLHSSMGQIIGAVLNIILDPIFIFVLNMGITGAAVATILSQAMASLFLASYYLRKKGELHPFTLSNFHPTKESYSQIMVLGTPTLARQFLGSISFASVNNMAGLFGDSAIAAVSISLRLFSIVMMALMGLAQGAQPLTGYNYGAKQYTRVHGVIRLVFLTATIVGLVAGVTSFFFARTIMEIFSPQNQEVVRLGITSIRMMAVTLVPIGLVIMYGGIFQALGNGKYALILATGQQGLFMIPLVLILPHIMGVNGVFAAQPLGFFLAFLVGTVLYIKQRNTLHKIEALSN
- a CDS encoding DUF6622 family protein, whose amino-acid sequence is MLLEIIKGAPIWAWAGLAYGIMVGVKNLQEQFVNKKRLMILAVLFMYLSFSTMLKSASDHPVVLLLWTLCFLIGGLIGWSFLAQKLTGYNKETGKWIVAGSPVFLLLFPAIFTLKFLYGVKLAISPEDLHSVAFIVPFFTSSAIISGIMLGRIGKLLYSISLKEKSE
- a CDS encoding helix-turn-helix domain-containing protein, with amino-acid sequence MRTKEFQRVFSLIRIALYFTIFFVFLHLLIEGTNSLWSWAIILVVYAILLPVGKTSWPPVSILLLSLVNAALIAAGILFLDNPGGLSFLFLILIMICARLPKHFSLIAYLTIYTFALLPLIMESLQIGDSGFDVIKELPGLIAFTLFAELYWYLMRIMKQKDKLLETLIETQRKYEHETITSEMIGSLSRRDKEVLELIAIGYTNKEIADHLYLTEGTIKNRVSSILRKMNLRDRTQAALRARDLGLL